From a region of the Helicoverpa armigera isolate CAAS_96S chromosome 14, ASM3070526v1, whole genome shotgun sequence genome:
- the LOC110375657 gene encoding receptor-type tyrosine-protein phosphatase S isoform X3, which translates to MIAGPIKRDNLRWNQFKCVVLLHLLFSFPCATKAQSRAPRIKEHPADTIVGRSEPATLRCVSEGKPKPTIQWYKDGSPLAPTDHPHRVLLEDGLLFLRVMRGKKENDEGVYWCVARNSVGEAVSKNATLTIAVLRDDFRVEPRDVKVASGEPATLECSAPKGVPDPGVHWTKDGQTLDVEVNGRIMIVNGGDLRILESLPGDSGVYRCSASNVAGERQSRPATLLVLRRPHFLVKPNNITALIGQNVEFHCQASPESDVSVTWSRDNGSLSPYAIIRRGSLRIDRVVATDAGTYTCRAESQAGSSAVAATLTVHSLPHFTRVPSDQTAWEGEAISFQCEAEGTPPPVVFWTMEGSQELVFPKSTHGTGSLYLDRVTTQHAGRLTCVAVSAAGSAMHTATLQVLRREANSFNGDLESSSPYPELSKHQNHQPMTQYELVQARRYLQQDVLALRRVEGMSATTVKIVWDVLTDYNEYLEGVKIWFNGTSLNRQYVLEDDYQHSNLSFKETLADFTKYENFSMTTVHNSGSSSHILTGLLPHAQYDVFLMPFYKLLLGKPSNMKSGFTEEDVPTEPPQSVTAGVINATSAWIRWDPPPPHTWNGELSGYLIEVRVGGSTGGRVVGQMSLGARTRAAAASSLRAGGRYSARAAAVTRRGHGPFSAPAHIHMLPTQSQRHYVQTEPSTDKAIVSMFQETWLLALCLTLLVLVLVGTGVIVYIRRKQTKQRKSQNTTGTAIVNAQHCLLGKEAVWLRERPVFEGSNEPRIEILNCHQSLLHGGHSIGTMAMEAEYSLPQHTNVMNPIPEESQLRRLQPEPYASSAIYTELNYQ; encoded by the exons ATGATCGCGGGTCCAATTAAAAGAGATAATCTCAGATGGAACCAGTTCAAGTGTGTAGTGCTTTTGCATCTTTTGTTCAGTTTCCCTTGCGCGACAAAAG CTCAAAGTCGGGCTCCGCGTATAAAGGAGCACCCAGCTGACACTATTGTGGGTAGGAGTGAGCCTGCAACTCTTCGCTGCGTGTCTGAAGGAAAGCCGAAGCCTACGATCCAGTGGTACAAGGATGGCTCACCCCTGGCTCCTACCGACCACCCACATAGAGTACTGCTTGAAGATGGGCTGCTGTTTCTTAG GGTTATGcgaggaaagaaagaaaatgacgAGGGTGTGTACTGGTGCGTCGCACGCAATTCAGTCGGGGAAGCGGTCAGTAAGAACGCCACGCTCACCATTGCTG TTCTTCGAGACGACTTCAGAGTTGAGCCTCGTGATGTGAAAGTAGCCAGTGGTGAACCAGCCACGCTAGAATGTTCCGCTCCGAAAGGCGTTCCCGATCCGGGCGTACACTGGACGAAGGACGGACAAACTTTAGATGTAGAAGTTAACGGGAG AATTATGATAGTAAACGGTGGTGATCTCAGAATATTAGAAAGTCTTCCAGGAGATAGTGGTGTATATAGATGTTCAGCATCAAATGTAGCTGGGGAAAGACAATCCCGTCCTGCGACATTGCTCGTATTACGCAGACCACATTTTCTTGTGAAACCTAATAACATAACGGCATTGATAGGCCAGAACGTTGAATTTCATTGTCAG gCATCGCCAGAATCAGATGTGTCGGTGACGTGGTCTCGCGACAATGGTTCATTATCGCCATACGCGATCATTCGTCGAGGATCTCTGAGAATAGATCGAGTTGTTGCCACCGATGCCGGGACTTACACATGTAGGGCTGAGAGCCAAGCGGGAAGCAGTGCGGTGGCAGCTACACTTACTGTTCATT cacTACCTCATTTCACTCGAGTGCCTTCTGACCAGACTGCGTGGGAAGGTGAGGCAATATCCTTTCAGTGCGAAGCTGAGGGTACTCCGCCGCCCGTTGTTTTTTGGACTATGGAGGGATCACAG GAACTGGTGTTTCCAAAATCGACCCACGGTACCGGATCTTTGTACCTAGATAGGGTAACAACACAACACGCTGGTAGATTAACATGCGTTGCTGTAAGTGCCGCTGGAAGTGCTATGCATACCGCCACATTACAG GTACTAAGAAGAGAAGCCAATTCATTTAATGGAGACCTAGAATCTTCGTCTCCATACCCTGAGTTGTCGAAGCACCAAAATCATCAGCCGATGACTCAGTACGAGTTGGTTCAAGCTCGCCGATATTTACAGCAAGATGTTTTAGCCCTGAGAAGAGTTGAAGGAATGTCTGCTACTACGGTTAAAATAGTTTGGGATGTTTTAACAGACTATAATGAGTACTTAGAAGGAGTAAAAATATGGTTCAACGGTACCTCCCTAAACCGACAATACGTTTTAGAAGACGACTACCAGCATTCCAATTTATCTTTTAAGGAAACTTTAGCTGACTTTACGAAGTATGAAAATTTTTCTATGACCACAGTTCACAATAGTGGATCATCTAGTCATATTTTAACTGGCCTATTGCCTCATGCTCaatatgatgtatttttaatgcCGTTCTATAAATTACTATTGGGCAAACCTTCAAATATGAAGTCGGGATTTACTGAAGAAGACG TTCCAACGGAGCCACCACAAAGCGTCACAGCGGGAGTGATAAATGCGACGTCAGCGTGGATTCGGTGGGATCCACCGCCCCCGCATACATGGAACGGCGAACTTTCCGGTTATTTG attgaGGTTCGTGTGGGTGGTAGTACTGGCGGTCGCGTGGTCGGTCAGATGTCATTGGGAGCTCGAACACGGGCTGCTGCGGCGAGTTCCCTGCGGGCTGGCGGGCGGTACAGCGCACGCGCCGCCGCTGTCACACGGCGCGGACACGGCCCCTTCAGCGCGCCCGCGCACATACACATGCTGCCCACGCAGTCACAGAGACACTACGTACA AACTGAACCATCGACGGACAAGGCGATAGTGTCAATGTTCCAAGAAACTTGGCTGCTAGCATTATGTCTAACTTTGTTAGTGTTAGTGCTAGTCGGCACTGGAGTCATTGTTTACATAAGGCGAAAGCAGACAAAGCAAAGAAAAAGCCAAAACACAACTG GTACAGCTATTGTTAATGCTCAACATTGTCTCTTGGGGAAAGAGGCTGTTTGGTTAAGAGAAAGGCCAGTGTTTGAAGGCTCTAATGAACCTAGGATAGAGATTTTAAATTGCCACCAAAGTCTTTTACATG GTGGGCATTCAATAGGCACGATGGCTATGGAAGCCGAGTACAGTCTTCCACAACACACGAATGTCATGAATCCAATACCGGAAGAATCTCAACTTAGGAGGCTCCAACCAGAGCCGTACGCGTCCAGTGCTATTTACACTGAGTTAAATTATCAG TGA
- the LOC110375657 gene encoding receptor-type tyrosine-protein phosphatase S isoform X1, with the protein MIAGPIKRDNLRWNQFKCVVLLHLLFSFPCATKAQSRAPRIKEHPADTIVGRSEPATLRCVSEGKPKPTIQWYKDGSPLAPTDHPHRVLLEDGLLFLRVMRGKKENDEGVYWCVARNSVGEAVSKNATLTIAVLRDDFRVEPRDVKVASGEPATLECSAPKGVPDPGVHWTKDGQTLDVEVNGRIMIVNGGDLRILESLPGDSGVYRCSASNVAGERQSRPATLLVLRRPHFLVKPNNITALIGQNVEFHCQASPESDVSVTWSRDNGSLSPYAIIRRGSLRIDRVVATDAGTYTCRAESQAGSSAVAATLTVHSLPHFTRVPSDQTAWEGEAISFQCEAEGTPPPVVFWTMEGSQELVFPKSTHGTGSLYLDRVTTQHAGRLTCVAVSAAGSAMHTATLQVLRREANSFNGDLESSSPYPELSKHQNHQPMTQYELVQARRYLQQDVLALRRVEGMSATTVKIVWDVLTDYNEYLEGVKIWFNGTSLNRQYVLEDDYQHSNLSFKETLADFTKYENFSMTTVHNSGSSSHILTGLLPHAQYDVFLMPFYKLLLGKPSNMKSGFTEEDVPTEPPQSVTAGVINATSAWIRWDPPPPHTWNGELSGYLIEVRVGGSTGGRVVGQMSLGARTRAAAASSLRAGGRYSARAAAVTRRGHGPFSAPAHIHMLPTQSQRHYVQTEPSTDKAIVSMFQETWLLALCLTLLVLVLVGTGVIVYIRRKQTKQRKSQNTTGTAIVNAQHCLLGKEAVWLRERPVFEGSNEPRIEILNCHQSLLHGGHSIGTMAMEAEYSLPQHTNVMNPIPEESQLRRLQPEPYASSAIYTELNYQDHTDAEDSCMKCAVSPGSYDNSMVRSYGESNQYSNEECSTCCRSSSSTLTKDYSEMTKCGNDDEMQDMSIEDCPSCKTNHSRSSSHHDGHKDWAMAEVEYDYPQWHWLGRENTFRQTNQEMRYASEGRSDQDCRMNLCDILPPPPYERESPYREMNAFTNHSGTSGCSGHTYRS; encoded by the exons ATGATCGCGGGTCCAATTAAAAGAGATAATCTCAGATGGAACCAGTTCAAGTGTGTAGTGCTTTTGCATCTTTTGTTCAGTTTCCCTTGCGCGACAAAAG CTCAAAGTCGGGCTCCGCGTATAAAGGAGCACCCAGCTGACACTATTGTGGGTAGGAGTGAGCCTGCAACTCTTCGCTGCGTGTCTGAAGGAAAGCCGAAGCCTACGATCCAGTGGTACAAGGATGGCTCACCCCTGGCTCCTACCGACCACCCACATAGAGTACTGCTTGAAGATGGGCTGCTGTTTCTTAG GGTTATGcgaggaaagaaagaaaatgacgAGGGTGTGTACTGGTGCGTCGCACGCAATTCAGTCGGGGAAGCGGTCAGTAAGAACGCCACGCTCACCATTGCTG TTCTTCGAGACGACTTCAGAGTTGAGCCTCGTGATGTGAAAGTAGCCAGTGGTGAACCAGCCACGCTAGAATGTTCCGCTCCGAAAGGCGTTCCCGATCCGGGCGTACACTGGACGAAGGACGGACAAACTTTAGATGTAGAAGTTAACGGGAG AATTATGATAGTAAACGGTGGTGATCTCAGAATATTAGAAAGTCTTCCAGGAGATAGTGGTGTATATAGATGTTCAGCATCAAATGTAGCTGGGGAAAGACAATCCCGTCCTGCGACATTGCTCGTATTACGCAGACCACATTTTCTTGTGAAACCTAATAACATAACGGCATTGATAGGCCAGAACGTTGAATTTCATTGTCAG gCATCGCCAGAATCAGATGTGTCGGTGACGTGGTCTCGCGACAATGGTTCATTATCGCCATACGCGATCATTCGTCGAGGATCTCTGAGAATAGATCGAGTTGTTGCCACCGATGCCGGGACTTACACATGTAGGGCTGAGAGCCAAGCGGGAAGCAGTGCGGTGGCAGCTACACTTACTGTTCATT cacTACCTCATTTCACTCGAGTGCCTTCTGACCAGACTGCGTGGGAAGGTGAGGCAATATCCTTTCAGTGCGAAGCTGAGGGTACTCCGCCGCCCGTTGTTTTTTGGACTATGGAGGGATCACAG GAACTGGTGTTTCCAAAATCGACCCACGGTACCGGATCTTTGTACCTAGATAGGGTAACAACACAACACGCTGGTAGATTAACATGCGTTGCTGTAAGTGCCGCTGGAAGTGCTATGCATACCGCCACATTACAG GTACTAAGAAGAGAAGCCAATTCATTTAATGGAGACCTAGAATCTTCGTCTCCATACCCTGAGTTGTCGAAGCACCAAAATCATCAGCCGATGACTCAGTACGAGTTGGTTCAAGCTCGCCGATATTTACAGCAAGATGTTTTAGCCCTGAGAAGAGTTGAAGGAATGTCTGCTACTACGGTTAAAATAGTTTGGGATGTTTTAACAGACTATAATGAGTACTTAGAAGGAGTAAAAATATGGTTCAACGGTACCTCCCTAAACCGACAATACGTTTTAGAAGACGACTACCAGCATTCCAATTTATCTTTTAAGGAAACTTTAGCTGACTTTACGAAGTATGAAAATTTTTCTATGACCACAGTTCACAATAGTGGATCATCTAGTCATATTTTAACTGGCCTATTGCCTCATGCTCaatatgatgtatttttaatgcCGTTCTATAAATTACTATTGGGCAAACCTTCAAATATGAAGTCGGGATTTACTGAAGAAGACG TTCCAACGGAGCCACCACAAAGCGTCACAGCGGGAGTGATAAATGCGACGTCAGCGTGGATTCGGTGGGATCCACCGCCCCCGCATACATGGAACGGCGAACTTTCCGGTTATTTG attgaGGTTCGTGTGGGTGGTAGTACTGGCGGTCGCGTGGTCGGTCAGATGTCATTGGGAGCTCGAACACGGGCTGCTGCGGCGAGTTCCCTGCGGGCTGGCGGGCGGTACAGCGCACGCGCCGCCGCTGTCACACGGCGCGGACACGGCCCCTTCAGCGCGCCCGCGCACATACACATGCTGCCCACGCAGTCACAGAGACACTACGTACA AACTGAACCATCGACGGACAAGGCGATAGTGTCAATGTTCCAAGAAACTTGGCTGCTAGCATTATGTCTAACTTTGTTAGTGTTAGTGCTAGTCGGCACTGGAGTCATTGTTTACATAAGGCGAAAGCAGACAAAGCAAAGAAAAAGCCAAAACACAACTG GTACAGCTATTGTTAATGCTCAACATTGTCTCTTGGGGAAAGAGGCTGTTTGGTTAAGAGAAAGGCCAGTGTTTGAAGGCTCTAATGAACCTAGGATAGAGATTTTAAATTGCCACCAAAGTCTTTTACATG GTGGGCATTCAATAGGCACGATGGCTATGGAAGCCGAGTACAGTCTTCCACAACACACGAATGTCATGAATCCAATACCGGAAGAATCTCAACTTAGGAGGCTCCAACCAGAGCCGTACGCGTCCAGTGCTATTTACACTGAGTTAAATTATCAG GACCACACGGACGCAGAAGACTCATGTATGAAATGTGCTGTAAGCCCAGGCTCTTACGACAACAGCATGGTCAGGTCCTATGGGGAGAGCAATCAATACTCAAATGAGGAATGTTCCACATGCTGTAGAAGTAGCAGTTCCACTCTCACTAAAGACtacagtgaaatgacaaaatgTGGGAATGATGACGAAATGCAAGACATGTCAATTGAAGACTGCCCGTCTTGCAAAACAAATCACTCGAGGTCTTCAAGCCATCACGATGGCCACAAAGATTGGGCTATGGCCGAAGTAGAATACGATTATCCACAATGGCATTGGTTGGGAAGAGAGAACACATTTAGGCAAACCAACCAAGAAATGAGGTACGCCAGTGAGGGGCGAAGCGATCAAGATTGTAGAATGAATTTATGTGATATTCTGCCTCCGCCGCCTTATGAGAG GGAATCGCCATATCGAGAAATGAACGCATTCACAAATCACTCAGGGACGTCAGGTTGTTCAGGTCATACTTATAGaagttaa
- the LOC110375657 gene encoding receptor-type tyrosine-protein phosphatase S isoform X2: MIAGPIKRDNLRWNQFKCVVLLHLLFSFPCATKAQSRAPRIKEHPADTIVGRSEPATLRCVSEGKPKPTIQWYKDGSPLAPTDHPHRVLLEDGLLFLRVMRGKKENDEGVYWCVARNSVGEAVSKNATLTIAVLRDDFRVEPRDVKVASGEPATLECSAPKGVPDPGVHWTKDGQTLDVEVNGRIMIVNGGDLRILESLPGDSGVYRCSASNVAGERQSRPATLLVLRRPHFLVKPNNITALIGQNVEFHCQASPESDVSVTWSRDNGSLSPYAIIRRGSLRIDRVVATDAGTYTCRAESQAGSSAVAATLTVHSLPHFTRVPSDQTAWEGEAISFQCEAEGTPPPVVFWTMEGSQELVFPKSTHGTGSLYLDRVTTQHAGRLTCVAVSAAGSAMHTATLQVLRREANSFNGDLESSSPYPELSKHQNHQPMTQYELVQARRYLQQDVLALRRVEGMSATTVKIVWDVLTDYNEYLEGVKIWFNGTSLNRQYVLEDDYQHSNLSFKETLADFTKYENFSMTTVHNSGSSSHILTGLLPHAQYDVFLMPFYKLLLGKPSNMKSGFTEEDVPTEPPQSVTAGVINATSAWIRWDPPPPHTWNGELSGYLIEVRVGGSTGGRVVGQMSLGARTRAAAASSLRAGGRYSARAAAVTRRGHGPFSAPAHIHMLPTQSQRHYVQTEPSTDKAIVSMFQETWLLALCLTLLVLVLVGTGVIVYIRRKQTKQRKSQNTTAIVNAQHCLLGKEAVWLRERPVFEGSNEPRIEILNCHQSLLHGGHSIGTMAMEAEYSLPQHTNVMNPIPEESQLRRLQPEPYASSAIYTELNYQDHTDAEDSCMKCAVSPGSYDNSMVRSYGESNQYSNEECSTCCRSSSSTLTKDYSEMTKCGNDDEMQDMSIEDCPSCKTNHSRSSSHHDGHKDWAMAEVEYDYPQWHWLGRENTFRQTNQEMRYASEGRSDQDCRMNLCDILPPPPYERESPYREMNAFTNHSGTSGCSGHTYRS; the protein is encoded by the exons ATGATCGCGGGTCCAATTAAAAGAGATAATCTCAGATGGAACCAGTTCAAGTGTGTAGTGCTTTTGCATCTTTTGTTCAGTTTCCCTTGCGCGACAAAAG CTCAAAGTCGGGCTCCGCGTATAAAGGAGCACCCAGCTGACACTATTGTGGGTAGGAGTGAGCCTGCAACTCTTCGCTGCGTGTCTGAAGGAAAGCCGAAGCCTACGATCCAGTGGTACAAGGATGGCTCACCCCTGGCTCCTACCGACCACCCACATAGAGTACTGCTTGAAGATGGGCTGCTGTTTCTTAG GGTTATGcgaggaaagaaagaaaatgacgAGGGTGTGTACTGGTGCGTCGCACGCAATTCAGTCGGGGAAGCGGTCAGTAAGAACGCCACGCTCACCATTGCTG TTCTTCGAGACGACTTCAGAGTTGAGCCTCGTGATGTGAAAGTAGCCAGTGGTGAACCAGCCACGCTAGAATGTTCCGCTCCGAAAGGCGTTCCCGATCCGGGCGTACACTGGACGAAGGACGGACAAACTTTAGATGTAGAAGTTAACGGGAG AATTATGATAGTAAACGGTGGTGATCTCAGAATATTAGAAAGTCTTCCAGGAGATAGTGGTGTATATAGATGTTCAGCATCAAATGTAGCTGGGGAAAGACAATCCCGTCCTGCGACATTGCTCGTATTACGCAGACCACATTTTCTTGTGAAACCTAATAACATAACGGCATTGATAGGCCAGAACGTTGAATTTCATTGTCAG gCATCGCCAGAATCAGATGTGTCGGTGACGTGGTCTCGCGACAATGGTTCATTATCGCCATACGCGATCATTCGTCGAGGATCTCTGAGAATAGATCGAGTTGTTGCCACCGATGCCGGGACTTACACATGTAGGGCTGAGAGCCAAGCGGGAAGCAGTGCGGTGGCAGCTACACTTACTGTTCATT cacTACCTCATTTCACTCGAGTGCCTTCTGACCAGACTGCGTGGGAAGGTGAGGCAATATCCTTTCAGTGCGAAGCTGAGGGTACTCCGCCGCCCGTTGTTTTTTGGACTATGGAGGGATCACAG GAACTGGTGTTTCCAAAATCGACCCACGGTACCGGATCTTTGTACCTAGATAGGGTAACAACACAACACGCTGGTAGATTAACATGCGTTGCTGTAAGTGCCGCTGGAAGTGCTATGCATACCGCCACATTACAG GTACTAAGAAGAGAAGCCAATTCATTTAATGGAGACCTAGAATCTTCGTCTCCATACCCTGAGTTGTCGAAGCACCAAAATCATCAGCCGATGACTCAGTACGAGTTGGTTCAAGCTCGCCGATATTTACAGCAAGATGTTTTAGCCCTGAGAAGAGTTGAAGGAATGTCTGCTACTACGGTTAAAATAGTTTGGGATGTTTTAACAGACTATAATGAGTACTTAGAAGGAGTAAAAATATGGTTCAACGGTACCTCCCTAAACCGACAATACGTTTTAGAAGACGACTACCAGCATTCCAATTTATCTTTTAAGGAAACTTTAGCTGACTTTACGAAGTATGAAAATTTTTCTATGACCACAGTTCACAATAGTGGATCATCTAGTCATATTTTAACTGGCCTATTGCCTCATGCTCaatatgatgtatttttaatgcCGTTCTATAAATTACTATTGGGCAAACCTTCAAATATGAAGTCGGGATTTACTGAAGAAGACG TTCCAACGGAGCCACCACAAAGCGTCACAGCGGGAGTGATAAATGCGACGTCAGCGTGGATTCGGTGGGATCCACCGCCCCCGCATACATGGAACGGCGAACTTTCCGGTTATTTG attgaGGTTCGTGTGGGTGGTAGTACTGGCGGTCGCGTGGTCGGTCAGATGTCATTGGGAGCTCGAACACGGGCTGCTGCGGCGAGTTCCCTGCGGGCTGGCGGGCGGTACAGCGCACGCGCCGCCGCTGTCACACGGCGCGGACACGGCCCCTTCAGCGCGCCCGCGCACATACACATGCTGCCCACGCAGTCACAGAGACACTACGTACA AACTGAACCATCGACGGACAAGGCGATAGTGTCAATGTTCCAAGAAACTTGGCTGCTAGCATTATGTCTAACTTTGTTAGTGTTAGTGCTAGTCGGCACTGGAGTCATTGTTTACATAAGGCGAAAGCAGACAAAGCAAAGAAAAAGCCAAAACACAACTG CTATTGTTAATGCTCAACATTGTCTCTTGGGGAAAGAGGCTGTTTGGTTAAGAGAAAGGCCAGTGTTTGAAGGCTCTAATGAACCTAGGATAGAGATTTTAAATTGCCACCAAAGTCTTTTACATG GTGGGCATTCAATAGGCACGATGGCTATGGAAGCCGAGTACAGTCTTCCACAACACACGAATGTCATGAATCCAATACCGGAAGAATCTCAACTTAGGAGGCTCCAACCAGAGCCGTACGCGTCCAGTGCTATTTACACTGAGTTAAATTATCAG GACCACACGGACGCAGAAGACTCATGTATGAAATGTGCTGTAAGCCCAGGCTCTTACGACAACAGCATGGTCAGGTCCTATGGGGAGAGCAATCAATACTCAAATGAGGAATGTTCCACATGCTGTAGAAGTAGCAGTTCCACTCTCACTAAAGACtacagtgaaatgacaaaatgTGGGAATGATGACGAAATGCAAGACATGTCAATTGAAGACTGCCCGTCTTGCAAAACAAATCACTCGAGGTCTTCAAGCCATCACGATGGCCACAAAGATTGGGCTATGGCCGAAGTAGAATACGATTATCCACAATGGCATTGGTTGGGAAGAGAGAACACATTTAGGCAAACCAACCAAGAAATGAGGTACGCCAGTGAGGGGCGAAGCGATCAAGATTGTAGAATGAATTTATGTGATATTCTGCCTCCGCCGCCTTATGAGAG GGAATCGCCATATCGAGAAATGAACGCATTCACAAATCACTCAGGGACGTCAGGTTGTTCAGGTCATACTTATAGaagttaa